In Novosphingobium kaempferiae, the DNA window ATCGGCGTCATGGCCGGGTCGGGCGTCGGCAAGTCCGTCCTCATCGACACGATCGCGCATGGCGCCAGCGCGGACATCATCGTCGTCGGCCTGATCGGCGAGCGAGCGCGCGAAGTTTCGGACTTCGTGGAACGCCACATGCACGACGCCAAGCGGCACAAGACCGTCATCGTCGCCGTCCCCGCCGATCACGCCCCCAACCTGCGCCTGCGCGGCGCGATGCTGGCCACCTCGATGGCCGAGCACTTCCGCGCGCACGGCCGTAACGTCCTGCTGATCCTCGACAGCCTCACCCGCGTCGCTCATGCCGGACGCGAGATCGGCCTCTTGCTGGGAGAGCCCGGCGCCGCGCGCGGCTATCCCCCTTCCGCCCTCGCCACCATCACCAAGCTGGTCGAGCGTGCGGGCAACTCCGCAGCCAGCGGCGGCGCGGTTACGGGCCTCTACACCGTGCTCGCCGATGGCGACAACCAGGACGATCCCGTCGTCGACACTGCCCGCTCGATCCTCGACGGGCACGTCGTCCTCGCGCGCGATCTGGCGCAGCGCGGGCAGTATCCCGCCATCGACATCGCCGCCTCGCTCAGCCGTGTGATGAACGACATCGTCGGGCGCGAGCACCAGCACGCCGCCCGCACCTTCCGCGCTCTGACCGCGAGCTACGAGGCGAACCGCGACCTCGTGCTGATGGGCGCGTACCGGCAGGGCGCCGACCCCCAGCTCGACCGCGCCATCGCCATGCACGGCGCGCTCACCGGCTTCCTCTGCCAGCCGCAGGGAGAAGTCGTCACGCTGGAGCAGAGCGCCGCGCAATTGCGGGAACTGCTGGGATGACCGCAGACAGGAAGAAGCTGGCCCGCCTCAACCGGCTGGAGAAGCTGCGCGCCATCGCCAAGCAGGCCGCCGCCACCGAAGCCGCGCAGGCCGAGGGCACGCTGGCGCAGTTGCAGAACCTGTCCGAGCGCACCCAACGCCTCGCCAGTGAATACGCCGCCCGCCGCGACGCCGTCGACGGCGCGACGCTGCATCAGGTCGGGCGCTTCGTCGGCGGCCTGCGCACGATCACCCGCACCACCGACGGCGAAGCGGAGCGCGCCCGCTCCATCGCCGACGCCAAACAACAGCAGTTGATCGAGGCCGAACGCCGCCGTGCCGCCATCGAGGACCGTGCGGCGGCGCAAGCGCGCGTGGTTGCCG includes these proteins:
- a CDS encoding FliI/YscN family ATPase, producing MTSPYAQILADFAAAPAELGPRRFGIVTACDGGLLEVSGLSIPVGALCKVANGRATLAAEVIGFRNGRTMMMLLGDTILLRPGARVVPEGHPGMLPVGEAFLGRAVDGEGLPIDGGLPIHTRLEWPAGGVRTSALDRSPVRRPFDTGVRALNAMTTFGIGQRIGVMAGSGVGKSVLIDTIAHGASADIIVVGLIGERAREVSDFVERHMHDAKRHKTVIVAVPADHAPNLRLRGAMLATSMAEHFRAHGRNVLLILDSLTRVAHAGREIGLLLGEPGAARGYPPSALATITKLVERAGNSAASGGAVTGLYTVLADGDNQDDPVVDTARSILDGHVVLARDLAQRGQYPAIDIAASLSRVMNDIVGREHQHAARTFRALTASYEANRDLVLMGAYRQGADPQLDRAIAMHGALTGFLCQPQGEVVTLEQSAAQLRELLG